In a genomic window of Allomeiothermus silvanus DSM 9946:
- a CDS encoding ATP-binding cassette domain-containing protein, producing the protein MNPRPVLEARGLVKTYGHVTALDGTDFELREGEILAVIGDNGAGKSTLIKVLSGAIIPDKGEILLDGKPVHFRSPHEARQHGIETVYQDLAVAPAMTIAENLFLGREIFRPGFLGRFFRLLDKKKMLEETVRHMQSLKIGLRSMSQPVETLSGGQRQGVAVARSAAFARHVVIMDEPTAALGVKEGNMVLELIRRVRERGLPVIIISHNMPHVFEIADRIHIQRLGKRAAVVNPHNISMSDTVAVMTGAMEPKDIPPDALAH; encoded by the coding sequence CTGAATCCCCGGCCTGTGCTCGAGGCCAGGGGGCTGGTCAAGACCTACGGCCACGTCACCGCCCTAGACGGCACTGACTTCGAGTTGCGCGAGGGGGAGATCCTGGCGGTGATCGGCGATAACGGGGCAGGCAAGTCTACCCTGATCAAAGTCCTCTCTGGTGCGATTATCCCGGATAAGGGGGAGATTTTGCTAGACGGTAAGCCGGTGCACTTCCGCAGCCCTCACGAAGCCCGCCAACACGGCATCGAGACGGTCTACCAAGATCTGGCCGTAGCCCCCGCCATGACCATCGCGGAAAACCTATTCCTGGGTCGGGAGATCTTTAGGCCGGGGTTCTTAGGGCGCTTCTTCCGCCTGTTGGATAAGAAAAAGATGCTCGAGGAAACCGTCCGGCACATGCAAAGTCTCAAGATCGGGCTGCGCTCGATGAGTCAGCCCGTCGAAACCCTCTCTGGGGGCCAGCGTCAGGGGGTAGCGGTGGCCCGCAGCGCAGCCTTCGCCCGGCATGTGGTGATCATGGACGAGCCCACCGCCGCGCTAGGGGTCAAGGAAGGGAACATGGTGCTCGAGTTGATCCGCCGGGTACGCGAGCGTGGCCTACCGGTAATCATCATCAGCCACAACATGCCCCACGTCTTTGAGATCGCTGACCGCATCCACATCCAGCGGTTGGGAAAGCGGGCTGCGGTGGTCAATCCCCATAACATCAGCATGTCCGATACCGTAGCGGTCATGACCGGGGCAATGGAACCCAAGGACATCCCCCCCGACGCACTGGCCCACTGA
- a CDS encoding ABC transporter permease, translating into MAEQSTIKTKNILGRLPSLTVLGPFIALALAIIFFGIQSDRFLSGPNFSLILQQVMVVGVLAIGQTLVILTGGIDLSVGFVMALGTMVMTKFAVELGLPSLLAVLCGIAATTAFGLLNGLLITRIKLPPFIVTLGTMNIAFALTQIYSKAQTVTGLPDPLLFWGNTFKVGGTVITYGVALMIVLYLLVWFFLSETAPGRHLYAVGNNPEAARLMGIPTQRVLLLTYTIAGFFYGLAGWLLVSRTSVGDPNAGQTENLETITAVVLGGTSLFGGRGMVLGTLLGAIIVGVFRNGLTLTGISSVYQVLITGILVILAVTADQLSKRRG; encoded by the coding sequence ATGGCGGAGCAATCAACGATCAAAACCAAGAATATCTTGGGCCGCTTACCCAGCCTCACGGTTTTGGGTCCTTTTATAGCTCTGGCTTTGGCGATCATTTTCTTTGGCATCCAATCGGACCGTTTTTTGAGCGGGCCAAACTTTTCCTTGATCTTGCAACAGGTAATGGTAGTGGGAGTGCTAGCCATCGGCCAAACTCTGGTCATCCTTACCGGGGGCATCGACCTCTCGGTGGGGTTTGTGATGGCCTTGGGCACTATGGTCATGACCAAGTTCGCCGTCGAGCTAGGCCTGCCTTCTTTGCTGGCGGTTCTTTGTGGCATTGCAGCAACCACCGCCTTTGGCCTCCTCAACGGCTTGCTCATCACCCGCATCAAGCTACCGCCCTTTATCGTCACGCTAGGCACCATGAACATTGCTTTTGCTCTGACCCAGATCTACTCCAAAGCCCAGACCGTAACCGGACTCCCGGACCCGCTCCTGTTCTGGGGTAATACCTTCAAGGTGGGCGGGACGGTAATCACCTATGGGGTGGCGCTGATGATCGTGCTGTATTTGCTGGTATGGTTCTTCCTGAGCGAGACCGCACCGGGGCGGCACCTCTACGCAGTGGGCAACAACCCCGAAGCAGCCCGCTTAATGGGTATCCCCACCCAACGGGTGCTCCTATTGACCTACACCATCGCGGGCTTCTTCTATGGTCTTGCCGGGTGGCTACTAGTCTCTCGCACCAGCGTGGGCGATCCCAACGCCGGGCAAACCGAGAACCTCGAGACCATCACCGCGGTGGTGCTGGGCGGTACCAGCCTATTTGGCGGGCGCGGGATGGTGCTGGGCACTTTGTTAGGGGCCATCATCGTGGGGGTCTTCCGCAATGGTCTGACCCTGACCGGGATCTCCTCGGTGTATCAGGTCTTGATCACCGGCATCCTGGTGATCTTGGCAGTAACCGCCGATCAGCTATCCAAAAGGAGGGGATAA
- a CDS encoding substrate-binding domain-containing protein: MRKSTVVLALTLTAIVLALSTVVAQNKQPFIGLITKTESNPFFVKMKEGASKEAAKLGAKFISAAGKTDGDNAGQVAAIENMVAAGVNTILITPSDAKAIIPAIKKAQAAGVQVIALDSPTDPEDAVDALFATNNYKAGELIGEYAAAVMKGKKPVIATLDLFPGHPVGAQRHNGFLRGFGLKSLEADSNELAKPAEVVCMADTYGDLAKGQTAMENCLQKNPNINLVYTINEPAAAGAYQAQT; encoded by the coding sequence ATGCGCAAAAGCACTGTGGTTCTAGCCCTCACGCTCACCGCTATAGTCCTTGCTCTGAGCACTGTCGTAGCTCAAAATAAGCAACCCTTCATCGGCCTTATCACCAAGACTGAGTCCAACCCTTTCTTCGTGAAAATGAAGGAAGGTGCTAGCAAGGAAGCCGCCAAGCTCGGGGCAAAGTTCATCAGCGCCGCCGGAAAAACTGACGGCGACAATGCCGGGCAAGTTGCTGCCATCGAGAACATGGTCGCCGCTGGGGTCAACACCATCCTCATTACCCCCAGCGACGCCAAAGCCATTATCCCTGCCATCAAAAAGGCTCAAGCTGCCGGGGTACAGGTCATCGCCCTAGATAGCCCTACCGACCCCGAAGATGCTGTGGACGCACTATTTGCTACCAACAACTACAAAGCCGGAGAGCTGATCGGTGAGTACGCCGCCGCCGTAATGAAAGGCAAAAAACCGGTCATCGCCACCCTCGATCTGTTTCCCGGCCACCCCGTGGGTGCCCAGCGCCACAACGGCTTCTTGCGGGGTTTTGGGCTGAAAAGCCTGGAAGCTGACAGCAACGAGCTAGCCAAGCCCGCTGAGGTGGTGTGCATGGCCGACACCTACGGCGACTTGGCTAAGGGTCAGACTGCCATGGAGAACTGCTTGCAGAAGAATCCCAATATCAACCTAGTCTACACCATCAATGAGCCCGCCGCCGCTGGCGCCTACCAAGCCCAGACTTGA
- a CDS encoding LacI family DNA-binding transcriptional regulator, whose protein sequence is MKSLEDVAKLAKVSTATVSRALSRPDMVAEETRKRILAAVEELGYQPNRLARSLRQRSSRSLGLIITDILNPFHATVAKGVQDAAEKHDYTVFLFNTDEDPEKERRALNVLRGHLPQGLLIVPTPRTRENLKLVANLPTIELDRESGTPGAHSVMVDNIGGARAAIEHLTALGHRRIGMIVGRLDITTAVERHQGYRDGLAAAGIPYREELVLPGNHREEGGRIAAHALLSRPPGERPTALFVGNNEMTVGAVLAARELGLRIPQDLSIVGFDDSRWARTMQPALSVVAQPEYDIGFLACETLLSLLRHGKAMQPVRIRLATNLIVRDSTAPPGHISQP, encoded by the coding sequence ATGAAAAGTCTCGAGGATGTTGCAAAATTAGCCAAAGTCTCCACCGCCACGGTGTCGCGGGCACTTTCACGGCCCGACATGGTCGCCGAGGAGACCCGTAAGCGCATTCTCGCCGCGGTGGAGGAACTGGGCTACCAGCCCAACCGGCTCGCCCGCAGTCTGCGCCAACGCAGTAGCCGCAGCCTTGGCCTAATCATTACCGACATCCTCAACCCCTTCCACGCCACCGTAGCCAAGGGTGTGCAGGACGCCGCCGAAAAGCATGACTATACGGTATTTCTCTTTAATACCGACGAGGACCCCGAGAAAGAGCGCCGCGCTCTCAACGTCTTGCGTGGCCACCTGCCGCAGGGCCTGCTCATCGTGCCCACCCCCCGAACCCGGGAGAATCTAAAGCTCGTCGCCAACCTTCCCACTATCGAGCTCGACCGCGAGAGCGGGACTCCTGGCGCGCATAGCGTAATGGTGGATAATATAGGCGGAGCCCGAGCTGCCATCGAGCACCTCACCGCGCTAGGCCACCGCCGTATCGGCATGATTGTAGGCCGGCTCGACATCACCACCGCCGTCGAGCGGCACCAAGGGTATCGTGATGGCCTAGCTGCAGCGGGTATTCCTTACCGCGAGGAATTGGTCCTCCCCGGCAACCACCGCGAAGAGGGGGGGCGCATCGCGGCCCACGCCCTGCTCTCCCGCCCACCCGGCGAACGCCCCACCGCGCTTTTCGTAGGCAACAATGAGATGACCGTTGGCGCGGTGCTCGCCGCCCGCGAGCTAGGGTTGCGTATCCCTCAAGACCTTTCCATCGTCGGCTTCGACGACTCCCGCTGGGCGCGCACCATGCAACCTGCCCTCAGCGTAGTGGCCCAGCCCGAATACGACATCGGCTTCTTGGCCTGCGAAACGCTCCTCAGCCTACTACGCCACGGAAAAGCTATGCAGCCCGTCCGCATCCGGCTCGCCACCAACCTCATCGTTCGCGATTCCACCGCCCCACCGGGGCACATCAGCCAACCCTAA
- a CDS encoding YncE family protein has translation MYAFTQAGMLAPAVKDFPQRVYVPDGKTNRLYVIDPTTFKVIAEHPVDAEPQHVVPSYDLKTLYVANDVGNTLIPIDPRTGALGERIKVKDPYNLYFTPDGRSAIVVAEYQRRLDFFDPHAWQLQGSLKVPCKGINHMDYSADGRTLVAACEFSGDLLKIDVAARQLLAKISLGGMPQDVKLSPDGKIFYVADMMAGGVHLIDAEKFQKLGFIPTGKGAHGLYPSRDARYLYISNRGEGSVSVLEFATRRRVAKWKIPGGGSPDMGGVSADGKQLWLSGRYHGEVYVFDTDPKQGGLIHRIQVGKGPHGLAIYPQPGRYSLGHTGVFR, from the coding sequence GTGTATGCGTTCACCCAGGCGGGGATGCTTGCGCCTGCGGTGAAGGATTTTCCCCAGCGGGTATATGTGCCCGACGGCAAGACCAACCGGCTGTACGTGATCGACCCCACTACCTTTAAGGTCATCGCCGAGCATCCCGTAGATGCCGAACCCCAGCACGTGGTGCCCTCCTACGACCTAAAAACCCTCTACGTAGCGAACGACGTAGGCAACACCCTCATCCCCATCGATCCGCGAACCGGTGCACTAGGGGAGCGGATCAAGGTCAAAGATCCCTATAACCTCTACTTCACCCCCGATGGCCGCTCGGCCATTGTGGTAGCCGAATACCAGCGCCGCTTGGACTTTTTCGACCCCCACGCCTGGCAGCTCCAAGGGAGCCTGAAGGTACCCTGCAAGGGCATCAACCACATGGACTATAGCGCCGACGGGCGTACCCTGGTGGCGGCCTGCGAGTTCAGCGGAGACCTGCTGAAAATCGATGTGGCCGCGCGCCAGCTCCTCGCCAAGATTAGCCTGGGGGGCATGCCCCAGGACGTCAAACTCTCGCCCGACGGCAAGATATTTTACGTGGCCGACATGATGGCGGGCGGGGTCCACCTGATCGACGCGGAGAAGTTTCAGAAGCTCGGCTTTATCCCCACCGGGAAAGGGGCCCACGGCCTGTACCCCAGCCGCGACGCGAGGTACCTGTACATCTCCAACCGGGGGGAGGGTTCGGTGAGCGTGCTGGAGTTCGCCACCCGGCGCCGGGTGGCCAAGTGGAAGATCCCCGGTGGGGGTAGCCCGGATATGGGCGGGGTCTCGGCGGATGGGAAGCAACTGTGGCTTTCCGGGCGCTACCACGGGGAGGTCTACGTCTTCGACACCGACCCCAAGCAGGGCGGCCTCATCCATCGCATCCAGGTGGGCAAAGGGCCGCACGGGCTGGCCATCTACCCCCAGCCGGGCCGGTACTCGCTGGGGCATACGGGGGTCTTTCGCTAG
- the lhgO gene encoding L-2-hydroxyglutarate oxidase, which translates to MKTADFLVIGGGVVGLTIALELSRRHPKAKIIVLEKEKELAQHGSGRNSGVLHAGFYYTADSLKARFTRDGNRRWKEFVRERGLRINECGKLVVAKHEGEIEGLKELKRRGDANGVETHLISLEEAKKIEPRVKTTELALWSPSTATVDPLECMAALAQEARDRGIKILLESPYQARRGKSIITPREVISAGFVVNAAGLYADQVAHDFGVGLRYRILPFKGLYLYGSEPKGSLRTNIYPVPDLRNTFLGVHFTVTVDGKAKIGPTAIPAFWREHYGGLHGFDLRESLSILRDEAMLFLRNDFGFRSLALEEIRKYSRPFLVAQAAQLLEGVKPENYQTWGRPGIRAQLYDHQAQKLVMDFVVEANAEGVHVLNAISPAWTASMPFAEYVVDKAEMGMNKKEVPA; encoded by the coding sequence ATGAAGACCGCAGACTTTCTCGTCATCGGGGGAGGCGTGGTGGGTTTGACCATCGCCCTCGAGCTTTCCCGCCGCCACCCCAAAGCCAAAATCATTGTGCTGGAGAAGGAAAAAGAGCTGGCTCAGCACGGCTCGGGGCGCAACTCGGGGGTGCTCCACGCCGGGTTTTATTACACCGCCGACAGCCTAAAAGCTCGCTTTACCCGCGACGGTAACCGGCGCTGGAAGGAGTTCGTGCGGGAGCGCGGGCTCAGGATCAACGAGTGCGGCAAGCTGGTGGTGGCCAAACACGAAGGAGAGATCGAAGGGCTCAAGGAACTCAAACGCCGTGGCGACGCAAATGGGGTCGAAACCCACCTAATTAGCCTGGAGGAAGCCAAGAAGATCGAACCCCGGGTCAAGACCACCGAACTCGCCTTGTGGTCGCCCAGCACCGCTACGGTAGACCCGCTGGAGTGCATGGCCGCCCTGGCCCAGGAAGCTCGAGACCGGGGAATCAAGATCCTGCTGGAAAGCCCCTACCAGGCCCGGCGGGGAAAGAGTATCATCACCCCCCGTGAAGTCATCAGCGCGGGGTTCGTGGTGAACGCCGCCGGGCTCTATGCCGATCAGGTGGCCCACGACTTCGGGGTAGGCTTGCGCTACCGGATCCTGCCCTTCAAGGGGCTTTACCTCTACGGCTCGGAGCCCAAGGGAAGTCTGCGCACCAACATCTACCCAGTCCCCGATCTGCGTAATACCTTCCTGGGTGTCCACTTTACGGTCACGGTGGACGGCAAGGCCAAGATCGGTCCCACCGCCATCCCCGCCTTCTGGCGCGAGCACTACGGCGGGCTGCACGGCTTTGACCTCCGGGAATCCCTTTCGATCCTACGCGACGAGGCGATGCTGTTCCTCCGCAACGACTTTGGCTTCCGCTCGTTGGCGCTTGAGGAGATCCGTAAATACTCGAGGCCCTTCCTGGTGGCCCAGGCTGCCCAGCTGCTCGAGGGGGTCAAGCCGGAGAACTATCAAACCTGGGGCCGCCCCGGTATCCGGGCTCAGCTGTACGACCACCAAGCCCAAAAGCTGGTGATGGACTTTGTAGTCGAGGCAAACGCCGAGGGCGTCCACGTCTTGAATGCGATCTCCCCGGCCTGGACGGCTTCTATGCCCTTCGCCGAGTACGTGGTGGACAAAGCCGAAATGGGGATGAACAAAAAGGAGGTTCCGGCCTAG
- a CDS encoding M23 family metallopeptidase yields the protein MHRRPVRYTLWLARTGAAPKSFSLPVWVPLVLVLLLMVWTGVNIYVWNRTAEMRNLQLRLASLSQQAQQLALQLEAEKTRNYRLSNQAQTTLKSLETLEAEINRLRERAGLPKIRLVPTRNSAPRSGAPASGGGEPASLEQVWMGIAHQLKEYGEKLSDLEPALAETLRREAAIPSGIPLAFYDRLTSTFGYRRNPFGRGFEFHNGLDLAAPPGTPVYAAASGTVVSAGWNGVFGQAVEIDHGYGYRTLYGHLSRIEVRVGDQLEKGDLVGRVGSTGRSSGPHLHYTVFRNGLAVDPSPYVFP from the coding sequence ATGCACCGACGTCCAGTCCGCTATACGCTCTGGCTGGCGCGCACGGGCGCGGCCCCAAAGAGTTTCTCCTTGCCTGTGTGGGTGCCCCTCGTCTTGGTTTTGCTGCTGATGGTGTGGACGGGGGTCAACATCTATGTCTGGAACCGCACCGCTGAGATGCGCAACCTGCAACTGCGGCTGGCCAGCCTCTCACAACAGGCCCAGCAGCTCGCCCTCCAGCTCGAGGCCGAGAAAACCCGTAACTATCGCCTCTCCAACCAGGCTCAGACCACCCTCAAAAGCCTCGAGACCCTAGAAGCGGAGATCAACCGCTTGCGCGAGCGGGCCGGGCTCCCCAAAATCCGCCTGGTACCGACCCGCAACTCCGCTCCCCGCAGCGGTGCACCGGCTAGCGGCGGGGGTGAGCCTGCGAGCTTAGAGCAGGTCTGGATGGGCATCGCGCACCAGCTGAAGGAGTACGGGGAAAAGCTCAGCGACCTCGAGCCCGCCTTAGCCGAGACCCTGCGCCGCGAGGCGGCCATCCCCTCGGGGATTCCCTTGGCCTTCTACGACCGCCTCACCTCGACCTTTGGCTATCGGAGGAACCCCTTCGGGCGCGGCTTTGAGTTCCACAACGGCCTGGACTTGGCCGCCCCCCCAGGCACTCCGGTGTACGCCGCGGCCTCCGGCACGGTGGTCAGCGCGGGTTGGAACGGGGTTTTTGGGCAGGCCGTAGAGATTGATCACGGCTATGGCTACCGAACCCTGTACGGCCACCTCTCCAGGATCGAGGTCCGAGTGGGGGATCAGCTGGAAAAAGGGGACCTGGTAGGCCGGGTGGGCTCCACCGGGCGCTCGAGCGGCCCCCACCTGCACTACACTGTTTTCCGCAACGGGTTGGCGGTGGACCCCAGCCCCTATGTGTTTCCGTGA
- a CDS encoding bactofilin family protein, translated as MLSRKSNAATLTYLGEGAEFEGVLKVRGQVRIDGRVQGTVIVEGDLEIGPKGEVEGELVQAINLQIHGLVRAQVIAQEKLMLSKTAHLEGDIRAKALDIEAGAAFIGRSYTGEPRALPQPESA; from the coding sequence ATGCTATCACGTAAATCCAACGCGGCCACCCTGACCTATCTGGGCGAGGGGGCAGAGTTCGAAGGGGTGCTCAAGGTGCGCGGCCAGGTACGGATTGACGGGCGCGTGCAGGGCACGGTGATCGTGGAGGGAGACCTCGAGATCGGCCCCAAGGGCGAGGTCGAGGGCGAGCTGGTCCAGGCCATCAACCTCCAGATTCACGGGTTGGTGCGGGCCCAGGTGATCGCCCAGGAAAAGCTGATGCTCTCCAAGACCGCCCACCTCGAAGGCGACATCCGCGCCAAGGCCCTCGATATCGAGGCCGGGGCAGCCTTCATCGGGCGCAGCTACACCGGCGAGCCCCGCGCGCTACCGCAGCCGGAATCGGCGTAG
- a CDS encoding M23 family metallopeptidase — MKRPLSPLFSQTVAVPLWALVLLVLTVAGVMAYTWSRVNDTRYALAQVNQLSQQARKLQLELEAERARNQTYSVEAEQMRQNLKGLEVEINRLRKKAGLPAVQLIPQPTSTPPKPDTPKGPQGAGEPLDLGDQLLSLRAMMGNFAAEIEPLEEGLDSPLRDEPRRIIRPAPQLTRMIPQGAPLRVATYISSTFGYRTNPFGGYNPEFHNGLDFPAPTGTAVFATAPGTVEEVGWNNIFGLMILLDHGNGYLTLYGHLLGVAVSKGQQVGLGDLLGQVGSTGRSTGPHLHYSVFRYGVAVDPMPYVNGAMVSR, encoded by the coding sequence ATGAAACGGCCCCTGAGCCCCCTGTTCTCCCAGACCGTGGCGGTGCCGCTATGGGCCTTGGTTTTGCTGGTGTTGACGGTAGCGGGGGTCATGGCCTACACCTGGAGCCGGGTGAACGACACCCGATATGCTTTGGCCCAAGTGAATCAGCTCTCGCAGCAGGCCCGCAAGTTGCAACTCGAGCTCGAGGCCGAGAGAGCCCGCAACCAGACCTACTCGGTGGAGGCCGAGCAGATGCGGCAGAACCTCAAGGGGCTCGAGGTCGAGATCAACCGCCTGCGCAAAAAAGCCGGGCTCCCGGCGGTCCAGCTGATCCCCCAGCCCACCTCCACCCCACCCAAACCCGACACCCCCAAAGGTCCGCAAGGAGCGGGCGAGCCGCTGGATCTGGGCGACCAGCTCCTCAGCCTGCGGGCCATGATGGGCAACTTCGCCGCCGAGATCGAGCCGCTCGAGGAGGGCCTGGACTCGCCCCTGCGCGACGAACCCCGCCGCATTATTCGCCCGGCCCCTCAGCTCACCCGCATGATCCCCCAGGGTGCCCCCCTGCGGGTGGCCACCTACATCTCCTCGACCTTCGGCTACCGCACCAACCCCTTTGGCGGCTATAATCCCGAGTTCCACAACGGCCTGGACTTTCCTGCTCCTACCGGCACGGCGGTGTTCGCCACCGCGCCGGGCACCGTGGAGGAGGTCGGCTGGAACAACATCTTCGGCCTGATGATCCTGCTCGACCACGGCAACGGCTACCTGACCCTCTACGGCCACCTCTTGGGGGTAGCGGTCAGCAAGGGCCAGCAGGTGGGGCTGGGGGATTTGCTCGGGCAGGTTGGCTCGACCGGGCGCTCGACAGGGCCACACCTACACTACTCGGTCTTCCGCTACGGGGTAGCGGTGGACCCGATGCCCTACGTGAACGGGGCGATGGTCAGCCGCTAG
- the accD gene encoding acetyl-CoA carboxylase, carboxyltransferase subunit beta: MALERLFRRRRAQGEARDIPELWVKCPSCDATIYKKDLEANWQVCPKCGYHMRIPVEKRIALLADEGTFEPTTGQVHPADPLHFVDTEPYPKRLERYQKETGRPDAILGGRCAIGGVASMLLVMDGAFAGGSMGSVVGEEIARNTELAAQEKRALVIVATSGGARMQEAALSLMQMAKTTLALDRLWAKRLPYISIMTDPTTGGVTASFAALADVIFAEPGALIGFAGPRVIKQTIRQDLPEGFQRSEFHLKHGMVDDVVDRRALKERVVAVLKHLYPRRSFAERSEGRR; this comes from the coding sequence ATGGCTTTAGAACGTCTGTTCCGCCGCCGCCGCGCCCAGGGGGAAGCAAGAGATATCCCCGAGTTGTGGGTCAAGTGCCCCAGCTGCGACGCCACGATCTACAAGAAAGACCTCGAGGCCAACTGGCAGGTCTGCCCCAAATGTGGCTACCACATGCGGATCCCGGTGGAAAAGCGCATTGCTCTATTGGCCGACGAAGGGACCTTCGAGCCCACCACCGGGCAGGTACACCCCGCCGACCCGCTCCACTTCGTAGACACCGAGCCCTACCCCAAACGGCTCGAGCGCTATCAGAAGGAGACCGGACGGCCCGACGCCATCTTGGGCGGTCGCTGTGCCATCGGCGGAGTGGCCAGCATGTTGCTCGTGATGGACGGGGCTTTTGCTGGGGGCTCGATGGGGAGCGTGGTAGGTGAGGAGATCGCCCGCAACACCGAGCTGGCTGCGCAAGAGAAACGGGCTTTGGTGATCGTTGCGACCTCGGGAGGGGCGCGGATGCAAGAAGCCGCCCTCTCGCTGATGCAGATGGCCAAAACCACCCTGGCCCTGGACCGGCTCTGGGCCAAGCGCCTGCCCTATATCTCGATCATGACCGACCCTACCACCGGTGGGGTGACCGCCAGCTTCGCGGCCCTCGCCGATGTGATCTTCGCCGAGCCGGGAGCCCTGATCGGCTTTGCCGGGCCTCGGGTCATTAAGCAGACCATCCGCCAGGACTTGCCCGAAGGGTTCCAGCGCTCCGAGTTCCACCTCAAACACGGGATGGTGGATGACGTGGTAGACCGCCGAGCGCTCAAGGAGCGGGTGGTGGCGGTGCTAAAGCACTTGTATCCGAGGCGGAGTTTCGCCGAGCGAAGCGAGGGGAGGAGATAG
- a CDS encoding acetyl-CoA carboxylase carboxyltransferase subunit alpha, translated as MPLEFEKPIFELQAKIAELEAAAKQSGVDLEAELSVLRERLHRLEQETYGNLSRWQRVQLARAPGRPTSLDVIGQVFEGFVELHGDRAVGDDPAIVGGLAYLDGEPVVLVGQQKGRDTKENLLRNFGMPHPEGYRKAMRMMDLADRFGHPFIALIDTPGAYPGISAEERGQAWVIAQSIQRMARLKVPAIAVILSEGGSGGALAIGVGNRILILENAWYSVISPESCAAILWRDAKEAPKAAEALKLTASDLLKLGVVDKVIPEPGGGAHRDPAAALYHLKRGLQEALNELRPLSPEALFEDRYRRFRELGVVVMR; from the coding sequence GTGCCGCTTGAGTTCGAGAAGCCGATCTTCGAGCTTCAGGCCAAGATCGCCGAGCTCGAAGCTGCGGCCAAACAAAGCGGGGTGGACCTCGAGGCCGAGTTGTCGGTGTTGCGGGAGCGGTTGCACCGCCTCGAACAGGAAACCTACGGCAACCTTTCCCGTTGGCAGCGGGTGCAACTCGCCCGGGCTCCGGGGCGGCCCACCAGCCTGGACGTGATCGGCCAGGTTTTCGAAGGGTTTGTCGAACTTCACGGCGACCGGGCAGTGGGCGATGATCCGGCCATCGTGGGTGGGCTGGCTTACCTGGACGGTGAACCCGTGGTGTTGGTAGGGCAGCAAAAGGGGCGCGACACCAAGGAAAACCTCCTGCGCAACTTCGGGATGCCGCACCCCGAGGGTTACCGCAAGGCTATGCGCATGATGGACCTGGCCGACCGCTTCGGCCATCCCTTTATCGCCCTCATCGACACGCCGGGGGCCTATCCGGGGATCAGCGCGGAGGAGCGCGGCCAAGCCTGGGTGATCGCCCAGAGCATCCAGCGGATGGCCCGGCTCAAGGTTCCGGCCATCGCGGTGATCCTCTCCGAAGGGGGTTCGGGCGGGGCCCTGGCGATCGGGGTGGGGAACCGCATTCTGATCCTCGAGAACGCTTGGTACTCGGTCATCTCCCCGGAGTCTTGCGCCGCCATCTTGTGGCGCGATGCCAAGGAAGCCCCCAAGGCCGCCGAGGCCCTCAAGCTCACCGCCTCCGACCTGCTCAAGCTCGGCGTCGTAGACAAGGTGATCCCTGAACCGGGTGGGGGTGCCCACCGCGATCCGGCGGCGGCCCTCTACCACCTCAAGCGGGGCCTTCAGGAAGCCCTAAATGAACTCCGCCCGCTCTCCCCGGAAGCCCTGTTCGAAGACCGCTACCGCCGCTTCCGCGAACTCGGTGTGGTCGTCATGAGATGA